AGATCTTCAGCCCCGCAGACACCAGCTCCCTCAGCACAGGAACCCAGTCCactggaagagagagagagagcgtcaGGACGCGACCATCACCCGTCAGtcctgagtgtgtgtgtgtgtgtgtgtgtgaattaccCAGCGTGTAAATGATCCGCGTGCTCAGACTGACGCCCAGAAACATAAGCACCCAGCCGCCGAGCCTCAGCGCCCACGTCTTCATGTTGTTCAGCTGATGTTCTTTAGCAAACACCTCCTGCGGGAACACAAGCACACGCGTGAGCGTCACATCTGCGGTGAGAATCCGTGCGATCGGCGCGACGTGACACACCTTTGCCGACAGTTCGCCCATGTACAGGATCTCCAGCACATCACCGGAGCGCGTCTCGAAGGGCTTCAGCTGATCGCCCTGCTGCATCGCCACCACACTCACCTACAACATCAGTAACGTTTGACAACAAACTTGAAGTTGGCTtaagaaagcctagcctgaaagcatgttgctagcatgattagcaagttactagcatgtttcttcgCATTCAGAAAAAGTGATGCATGTGGTTGGCCATTCATACCTTATGGGCGGGGCCAGGATAGACTCCATCGCCACTCAGACCGGCGTAAGCGAAACGAACGCGCACATCTCCGACCTGCACCGACAACATGACAGCGGTCATCATGGAACGCAATGACGTTtgcaagagtgtgtgtgtgtgttcgctCACCTCTGGACGTCGAGGGTTTGCCGTGTGGTAAAAGTAATCGTCGTACACCGTCAGGAAGGTGTTCGTAAGAGGAACAGAAAGTCCTTGGAGACTCAGCGTGTGAAAGTCGGTGATCTGGTCCACCAGCCCTGGAAACACACGCTCAACCATCAACACGCTAGCAGCGGCACGAGAAAGAGCAGCGAGAGCGCGTGTTACCTTTAGACAGGAAGAGCCTCCCGACCCAAACGTCCTGAGCCACGACCGTAATGCTCTCCACCGCCATGGCGCTGAGAAACGACACAAACACGTCAGAAACACGCGGCGCCGCAGCGCTCGTCACAGCTCACGCCGCTCACCTGGGGTTCGTGTGACCGACCTCCTGATCGAAGTGCCTGCTGCTGATGACCTCTGACTTCCATTCGGTGTCTGCAAGAAACACAAGCTCAGTGAGACGCCCGCGAGACGCGCCGAGAAACGGCGGCACGACACTCACTGTAACTGTACGTCGTTTCGGTCTTCTTCTCTCCGTTCTCTTCATAGTCCCTGTAATGAATCAGACAGACGTGATGAATGTGATGAATGTGAGTGAACGTGATGAAGGTCATGAATGTGATGAAGGTCATGAATGTGATGAACATGAGTCAATGTGATGAGTGTTAGTTGATGAATGTGGTAAGTGTGAGTCAATGTGATGAACAAGAGTGACTGACGAATGTGAGTAATTGTGATGAATGTGAGTGAATGTGATGAGTGTCAATGAATGTGATGAATGTAAGTGAATGTGATGAATGTGAGTGAATGTGATAAATGTGAGTGAATGTGATGAATGTAAGTGAATGTGATAAATGTGAGTGAATGTGATGAATGTAAGTGAATGTGATGAACATGAGTGAATGTGATAAATGTGATGAATGTGATAAATGTGAGTGAATGTGATGAGTGTCAATGAATGTGATGAATGTAAGTGAATGTGATGAATGTGAGTGAATGTGATAAATGTGAGTGAATGTGATGAATGTAAGTGAATGTGATAAATGTGAGTGAATGTGATGAATGTAAGTGAATGTGATGAACATGAGTGAATGTGATAAATGTGATGAATGTGATAAATGTGAGTGAATGTGATGAATGTGAGTGAATGTGATGAACATGAGTGAATGTGATAAATGTAAGTGAATGTGATGAATGTAAGTGAATGTGATGAACATGAGTGAATGTGATAAATGTGAGTGAATGTGATAAATGTGAGTGAATGTGATGAATGTGAGTGAATGTGATGAACATGAGTGAATGTGATAAATGTAAGTGAATGTGATGAATGTTAGTCAATGTGATGAATGTGAGTGAATGTGATGAATGTAAGTGAATGTGGTGAATGTGATGAATGTAAATGAATGTGAGTGAATGTGATAAATGTGAGTGAATGTGATGAATGTAAGTGAATGTGATGAACATGAGTGAATGTGATGAATGTGAGTGAATGTGATGAACATGAGTGAATGTGATGAATGTGAGTGAATGTGATGAACGTAAGTCAATGTGATGAATGTGATGAATGTAAGTGAATGTGATGAATGTAAGTCAATGTGATGAATGTGAGTGAATGTGATGAATGTGAGTGAATGTGATGAATGTAAGTGAATGTGATAAATGTGAGTGAATGTGATGAATGTGAGTGAATGTGATAAATGTGAGTGAATGTGATGAATGTAAGTGAATGTGATAAATGTGAGTGAATGTGATGAATGTAAGTGAATGTGATGAACATGAGTGAATGTGATAAATGTGATGAATGTGATAAATGTGAGTGAATGTGATGAATGTGAGTGAATGTGATGAACATGAGTGAATGTGATAAATGTGATGAATGTGATAAATGTGAGTGAATGTGATGAATGTAAGTGAATGTGATGAATGTAAGTCAATGTGATGAATGTGAGTGAATGTGATGAATGTGAGTGAATGTGATGAATGTAAGTGAATGTGATAAATGTGAGTGAATGTGATGAATGTAAGTGAATGTGATGAATGTAAGTCAATGTGATGAATGTGAGTGAATGTGATAAATGTGAGTGAATGTGATGAATGTAAGTCAATGTGATGAATGTGATGAACGTGATAAATGTGAGTGAATGTGATGAATGTAAGTGAATGTGATGAATGTAAGTCAATGTGATGAATGTGAGTGAATGTGATAAATGTGAGTGAATGTGATGAATGTGAGTGAATGTGATAAATGTGAGTGAATGTGATGAATGTAAGTGAATGTGATGAACATGAGTGAATGTGATAAATGTGATGAATGTGATAAATGTGAGTGAATGTGATAAATGTGAGTGAATGTGATGAATGTAAGTCAATGTGATGAATGTGAGTGAATGTGATGAATGTGAGTGAATGTGATGAATGTAAGTGAATGTGATAAATGTGAGTGAATGTGATGAATGTGAGTGAATGTGATAAATGTGAGTGAATGTGATGAATGTGAGTGAATGTGATGAATGTAAGTGAATGTGATGAACATGAGTGAATGTGATAAATGTGATGAATGTGATAAATGTGAGTGAATGTGATGAATGTGAGTGAATGTGATGAACATGAGTGAATGTGATAAATGTAAGTGAATGTGATGAATGTTAGTCAATGTGATGAATGTGAGTGAATGTGATGAATGTAAGTGAATGTGGTGAATGTGATGAATGTGAGTGAATGTGATAAATGTGAGTGAATGTGATGAATGTAAGTGAATGTGATGAACATGAGTGAATGTGATAAATGTGAGTGAATGTGATGAATGTTAGTCAATGTGATGAATGTAAGTGAATGTGATAAATGTGAGTGAATGTGATGAATGTGAGTGAATGTGATGAACATGAGTGAATGTGATGAATGTGAGTGAATGTGATGAACGTAAGTCAATGTGATGAATGTGATGAATGTAAGTGAATGTGATGAATGTAAGTCAATGTGATGAATGTGAGTGAATGTGATGAATGTAAGTGAATGTGATAAATGTGATGAACATGAGTGAATGTGATAAATGTGAGTGAATGTGATGAATGTAAGTGAATGTAAGTGAATATGATGAACGTGAGTCAATGTCATGAACGTGAGAGAATGTGATGAATGTAATTGACTCTATGCACGATCACTTCCGCGTTTGGTCTCAGCCCGCTCAGTTACATCCGGTGCAGCACCGGAAGCCGTTTTCGCTATTGGTTATAACTGTGTGAAACTGGAGCAGGAGAGGATTACATACTTAATTCGCTGTTTACAAGAGCTTCCCTGCATAACTGTAAATGACGTTAATCGTATCGTGAGGCAATTAGCTCAACAGTAAGAAAGAGAAGGGCTTCAAATGATATATTTAGAATTACATCGACAATTTTGAGGGCGAGTATTCTCATGCTGTAATGTTATGCGAATATCGATTGTAGTCATCTTCGTTTCTCACAGTTTATGtctttgcatgtatgtatgtatgtatttatttatttatatatctagttacattttatgtacattgTTTGCatcttatgtgattttttttttttttttattaatatacattttggaTTTTACTTTATGAACGTTACTAACTATAGGTAATATCTCAGTTTCTAGTAAGGATCAGGTGACAGAGAGATCTGCGTGACAGCGACATGTTTCAGGTCGATGAGGAAATCAGAGAAGCCCATAGTTTGAGACTAGGAGGACACAATCAAGACTTTAGCTAATCAAAGTTAACGTCAAAGTCAAAGCACCGATCGACCTGTGTTGTGCC
Above is a genomic segment from Labeo rohita strain BAU-BD-2019 unplaced genomic scaffold, IGBB_LRoh.1.0 scaffold_106, whole genome shotgun sequence containing:
- the LOC127157391 gene encoding transmembrane protein 43 → MTEAFSGEQHKRVHARQTPGFLERLSASTGGVIAGVCLFTLSFYVLFTNEGRSVQTAKSLDEGLNQVVSLHPDVMLDPQNHGRLVHLSGPLRTAQPLYDPNYAVSVQAVKLQRRVEMYQWVEYSESRDYEENGEKKTETTYSYNTEWKSEVISSRHFDQEVGHTNPSAMAVESITVVAQDVWVGRLFLSKGLVDQITDFHTLSLQGLSVPLTNTFLTVYDDYFYHTANPRRPEVGDVRVRFAYAGLSGDGVYPGPAHKVSVVAMQQGDQLKPFETRSGDVLEILYMGELSAKEVFAKEHQLNNMKTWALRLGGWVLMFLGVSLSTRIIYTLVDWVPVLRELVSAGLKIFALCVSCSLTLLTIAAGWIFYRPLLGWAIVLLAFLPVLIAHARAPAKKNQ